The Corynebacterium simulans genome contains a region encoding:
- a CDS encoding DUF2273 domain-containing protein — protein MKNYSTLGIVAGLVLAFFIHLGLWPTVLAILLAAIGGVVGAHFDGRIDLTAVWYGIIGKDKGQG, from the coding sequence ATGAAGAACTACTCCACGCTGGGCATTGTTGCCGGTCTGGTTTTGGCCTTTTTCATCCACCTTGGCCTGTGGCCCACGGTGTTGGCCATCCTGCTTGCCGCCATCGGTGGTGTTGTAGGTGCGCACTTCGACGGCCGTATCGACCTCACCGCCGTGTGGTATGGAATTATCGGCAAGGATAAAGGGCAGGGATAA